The following coding sequences lie in one Pseudomonas svalbardensis genomic window:
- the ubiH gene encoding 2-octaprenyl-6-methoxyphenyl hydroxylase, translating to MSRVNLAIIGGGLVGASLALALQAGAKARGWKIVLIEPFAPGDTYQPSYDARSSALSYGAKQIYQRLGVWQEISRRAEPIKQIHVSDRGRFSTARLSAMEEGVPALGYVVENAWLGQCLWQGLDKDVISWRCPAEVTRMEPMTGGYRLTLNDETTLECDLAVLADGGRSGLREQLGIGIKKRPYNQSALIANITPSEAHNGMAFERFTDDGPMALLPLPENRCALVWTRLGMDAQRLANLDEKSFLSELQGVFGYRLGTLKQVGARHLYPLTLIEAEEQVRPHLAILGNAAHSLHPIAGQGFNLSLRDAQALADALLTSETSPGDFATLQAYRERQRLDQNLTVGFSDQVTRLFGSTQPLVSLGRNIGLLGLDLLPPAKRWFARQAMGLGTRPDA from the coding sequence ATGAGTCGAGTCAATCTGGCAATCATCGGTGGTGGTCTGGTCGGCGCCAGCCTGGCGTTGGCATTGCAGGCCGGAGCCAAGGCTCGTGGCTGGAAGATCGTGCTGATCGAACCGTTTGCCCCGGGTGACACTTATCAGCCGAGCTACGATGCCCGTTCTTCGGCGTTGTCCTACGGCGCCAAGCAGATTTATCAACGGTTGGGCGTGTGGCAGGAAATCTCCCGTCGCGCCGAGCCGATCAAGCAAATTCATGTGTCCGACCGTGGGCGTTTTTCCACGGCACGGTTGTCGGCGATGGAAGAGGGCGTTCCGGCGCTGGGCTATGTGGTGGAAAACGCCTGGCTCGGCCAATGCCTCTGGCAAGGTCTGGACAAGGACGTGATCAGCTGGCGTTGCCCGGCGGAAGTCACGCGAATGGAGCCAATGACCGGCGGCTATCGCCTGACCCTCAACGACGAAACCACTCTGGAATGCGATCTTGCGGTGCTGGCTGATGGCGGCCGTTCCGGCCTGCGCGAGCAACTGGGGATCGGCATCAAAAAGCGTCCGTACAACCAGAGCGCGTTGATTGCCAACATCACGCCGAGTGAAGCGCACAACGGCATGGCCTTCGAGCGTTTCACCGATGACGGGCCGATGGCGTTGTTGCCGTTGCCGGAAAACCGCTGCGCACTGGTGTGGACCCGTCTGGGGATGGATGCGCAACGGCTGGCGAACCTCGATGAAAAGAGCTTCCTTAGTGAGTTGCAAGGCGTGTTCGGTTATCGCCTCGGCACTTTGAAGCAGGTTGGCGCGCGGCATTTGTACCCGCTGACATTGATCGAGGCCGAAGAGCAGGTGCGTCCGCATCTGGCGATTCTCGGCAATGCTGCCCACAGCCTGCACCCGATTGCAGGGCAAGGTTTCAACTTGTCCTTGCGTGATGCTCAAGCTTTGGCCGATGCGTTGTTGACCAGCGAAACATCTCCCGGCGATTTTGCGACCTTGCAGGCTTACCGCGAGCGTCAGCGTCTGGATCAGAACCTGACCGTGGGCTTCTCCGATCAGGTCACCCGTTTGTTCGGCAGCACTCAACCGCTGGTTTCCCTCGGCCGTAACATCGGTCTGCTCGGTCTCGATCTGCTGCCGCCGGCCAAACGCTGGTTCGCCCGGCAGGCCATGGGTTTGGGTACGCGTCCCGATGCTTAA
- the pepP gene encoding Xaa-Pro aminopeptidase: MIHIPKSEYSRRRKALMAQMEPNSIAILPAAAVAIRNRDVEHVYRQDSDFQYLSGFPEPSAVIVLIPGRLHGEYILFCRERNAERELWDGLRAGQEGAIRDFGADDAFPITDIDDILPGLIEGRDRVYSAMGSNPEFDRHLMDWINVIRSKAHLGAQPPNEFVALDHLLHDMRLYKSAAEVKVMREAARISAQAHIRAMQASRVGLHEFSLEAELDYEFRKGGAKMPAYGSIVAAGRNSCILHYQQNDAVLKDGDLVLIDAGCEIDCYASDITRTWPVNGKYSAEQKAIYELVLASQEAAFAEIAPNKHWNQAHEATVRVITAGLVKLGLLQGDVDELIASEAYKAFYMHRAGHWLGMDVHDVGEYKVGGEWRVLEVGMALTVEPGIYIAPDNQNVAKKWRGIGVRIEDDVVVTKTGCEILTKGVPKTVAEIEALMAAARAQAA, encoded by the coding sequence ATGATTCATATCCCGAAATCGGAATACAGCCGTCGCCGCAAGGCCCTGATGGCGCAGATGGAACCCAACAGCATCGCCATCCTGCCCGCCGCCGCCGTTGCGATCCGCAACCGCGACGTCGAGCACGTCTACCGTCAGGACAGCGACTTCCAGTACCTCAGCGGTTTTCCCGAGCCTTCGGCGGTCATCGTTTTGATACCTGGGCGTTTACATGGCGAATACATATTGTTCTGCCGTGAACGCAATGCCGAACGAGAGTTGTGGGACGGCCTGCGCGCCGGGCAGGAAGGCGCGATTCGCGACTTTGGCGCCGACGACGCCTTCCCCATCACCGACATCGACGACATCCTGCCGGGCCTGATTGAAGGTCGCGACCGGGTGTATTCGGCCATGGGCAGCAACCCGGAATTCGACCGGCACCTGATGGACTGGATCAACGTGATCCGCTCTAAAGCGCACCTCGGCGCCCAGCCGCCGAACGAATTCGTTGCCCTGGATCACCTGCTTCACGACATGCGCCTGTATAAATCGGCGGCAGAAGTGAAGGTGATGCGCGAAGCCGCACGGATTTCCGCCCAGGCACACATCCGCGCGATGCAGGCCAGTCGTGTGGGGCTGCATGAGTTCAGCCTCGAAGCCGAACTCGACTACGAGTTCCGCAAGGGCGGGGCGAAAATGCCGGCCTACGGTTCGATCGTCGCCGCTGGACGCAACAGCTGCATCCTGCATTACCAGCAGAATGACGCGGTGCTCAAGGACGGCGATCTGGTGCTGATCGATGCCGGTTGCGAGATCGACTGCTACGCCAGCGACATCACCCGCACCTGGCCGGTCAACGGTAAGTATTCAGCGGAACAGAAGGCAATCTACGAGTTGGTGCTGGCGTCGCAAGAAGCTGCGTTTGCGGAAATCGCCCCGAACAAACACTGGAATCAAGCCCACGAAGCCACAGTTCGGGTGATTACTGCCGGTCTGGTGAAGTTGGGCCTGTTGCAGGGCGACGTCGACGAGTTGATCGCCAGCGAAGCCTATAAAGCGTTTTACATGCACCGCGCCGGCCACTGGCTGGGCATGGATGTGCATGATGTCGGCGAATACAAGGTCGGCGGTGAATGGCGTGTATTGGAAGTCGGCATGGCGCTGACCGTGGAGCCGGGCATCTACATTGCCCCGGACAACCAGAACGTGGCGAAGAAATGGCGCGGCATTGGCGTGCGCATCGAGGACGACGTGGTGGTCACCAAAACCGGCTGTGAAATCCTGACCAAAGGCGTACCGAAAACGGTCGCCGAGATCGAGGCCTTGATGGCCGCCGCGCGGGCACAAGCGGCATGA
- a CDS encoding YecA/YgfB family protein, which translates to MPIQNSPYQAFATLLTSSGHNVSPAELHGLLLGRSCAGAGFDAEGWLVDAAELLESEPQDNVRNALIGLQEMVKGELTGDDVTVVLLLPTDDEPLADRAAALGQWCQGFLSGFGLNCRDSSMLSTEATEVLQDLAAISQVQDALEESDDGESDYMEVMEYLRVAPLLLFTENKKPDAPAAAKPSLH; encoded by the coding sequence ATGCCCATTCAGAATTCCCCGTACCAAGCCTTCGCCACACTGCTGACTTCCAGCGGTCATAATGTCTCGCCTGCCGAACTGCATGGCCTGCTGCTCGGCCGCAGTTGCGCCGGTGCCGGTTTCGATGCCGAAGGCTGGCTGGTCGATGCCGCCGAGCTGCTCGAAAGCGAGCCGCAGGATAATGTCCGCAACGCCTTGATCGGCTTGCAGGAGATGGTCAAGGGCGAGCTCACCGGCGACGATGTGACCGTCGTTCTGCTGCTGCCGACCGATGACGAACCACTGGCCGACCGCGCCGCCGCACTGGGCCAATGGTGCCAGGGTTTCCTCAGCGGTTTTGGCCTGAACTGCCGTGACAGCAGCATGCTGAGCACCGAGGCCACCGAAGTACTTCAGGACCTGGCGGCTATTTCACAGGTGCAAGACGCCCTGGAAGAGTCCGACGACGGCGAAAGCGACTACATGGAAGTGATGGAGTACCTGCGCGTCGCGCCGCTGCTGCTGTTCACCGAAAACAAAAAGCCGGACGCGCCGGCTGCCGCCAAACCGTCGTTGCATTAA
- a CDS encoding TIGR02449 family protein has protein sequence MEDTDLQALMARLELLITRVEQLKSQNGLLLAQEKTWREERAHLIEKNEIARRKVESMISRLKALEQDS, from the coding sequence ATGGAAGACACCGACCTGCAAGCGCTAATGGCCAGACTCGAACTGCTAATTACTCGCGTCGAGCAACTAAAGAGTCAAAACGGACTCCTATTAGCTCAGGAAAAGACCTGGCGCGAGGAACGCGCTCACCTCATTGAAAAGAACGAAATCGCCCGGCGTAAGGTCGAATCAATGATTTCGCGCCTCAAGGCCCTGGAGCAAGACTCATGA
- a CDS encoding cell division protein ZapA: MSSSNSVTVQILDKEYSIICPQEERSNLVSAARYLDGKMREIRSSGKVIGADRIAVMAALNITHDLLHKEERPDVQASGSTREQVRDLLDRVDLVLATDPDVTKG, translated from the coding sequence ATGAGTTCAAGCAATAGCGTTACCGTGCAGATCCTCGATAAAGAGTATTCGATCATCTGCCCGCAGGAAGAGCGCAGCAATCTGGTGAGCGCCGCCCGTTACCTGGACGGCAAAATGCGCGAAATCCGCAGCAGCGGCAAAGTCATCGGCGCCGATCGCATCGCCGTGATGGCCGCCCTGAACATCACCCACGATCTTCTGCACAAGGAAGAACGCCCGGATGTGCAGGCCAGCGGATCGACCCGTGAGCAGGTTCGCGACCTGCTGGACCGCGTCGATCTGGTGCTCGCCACCGATCCGGACGTCACCAAGGGCTGA
- a CDS encoding 5-formyltetrahydrofolate cyclo-ligase codes for MTEPALLPRPQLRRMLRKARRALTPSQQRQAARGLYKQLAQQPLFRRAKHISLYLPTDGEIDPRVLLRAAQRRGKATYLPVLSAWPRTKMVFQRIRPGEKLKPNRFRILEPRHNLARQRKVWALDLVLLPLVGFDDVGGRLGMGGGFYDRSLAYLARRKNWRKPTLLGLAHECQKVERLAQASWDVPLQGTVTDKARYFAG; via the coding sequence ATGACCGAACCTGCGCTGCTGCCCCGCCCGCAACTTCGACGCATGCTGCGCAAGGCCCGCCGCGCACTGACACCCAGTCAGCAACGCCAGGCTGCTCGCGGGCTGTACAAACAATTGGCCCAGCAGCCGCTGTTTCGCCGCGCAAAACATATCTCTTTGTATCTGCCCACTGACGGTGAAATCGACCCGCGTGTTTTGCTGCGTGCCGCTCAACGTCGGGGCAAGGCGACTTATCTGCCGGTGCTCAGCGCCTGGCCACGAACCAAAATGGTGTTCCAGCGAATTCGCCCCGGCGAAAAACTCAAACCCAACCGCTTTCGTATTCTCGAACCCCGGCACAACCTCGCCCGGCAACGCAAAGTCTGGGCGCTCGATCTGGTGTTGTTGCCATTGGTAGGGTTTGACGATGTCGGCGGACGCCTAGGCATGGGAGGTGGTTTCTATGATCGAAGCCTGGCGTACCTGGCACGACGTAAAAACTGGCGCAAGCCGACGCTATTGGGGCTGGCCCATGAATGTCAGAAGGTCGAGCGATTGGCTCAAGCGAGCTGGGATGTGCCGTTACAGGGAACGGTGACAGACAAAGCGCGGTATTTCGCCGGCTAG
- a CDS encoding EVE domain-containing protein produces MAYWLMKSEPDELSIKGLETLGNARWDGVRNYQARNFLRAMAVGDEFFFYHSSCPEPGIAGIGKIVEAAYPDPTALEPESHYYDPKATAEKNAWSAIDVAHVETFPNVLKLDYLKQQAALAEMPLVQKGSRLSVMPVTAEQWVAVIALRA; encoded by the coding sequence ATGGCTTATTGGCTGATGAAATCCGAGCCCGACGAGCTCTCGATCAAGGGCCTGGAGACGCTTGGCAACGCGCGCTGGGACGGGGTTCGCAATTACCAGGCGCGTAATTTTCTGCGGGCCATGGCCGTGGGCGACGAGTTTTTCTTCTATCACTCCAGCTGCCCCGAACCGGGGATCGCCGGGATCGGAAAGATCGTCGAAGCCGCGTATCCGGACCCGACGGCGCTGGAGCCGGAGAGTCATTACTACGATCCGAAGGCCACGGCAGAGAAAAACGCCTGGAGCGCGATCGATGTCGCGCATGTCGAGACGTTTCCCAACGTGCTTAAGCTGGATTACCTGAAACAGCAGGCGGCGCTGGCCGAGATGCCGCTGGTGCAGAAAGGCTCGCGACTGTCGGTGATGCCGGTGACGGCCGAGCAGTGGGTGGCGGTGATTGCATTACGGGCTTAA
- a CDS encoding flagellar basal body-associated protein FliL — protein MKAWIMLLLALSLPVAAMAEEAKEGAAPKVNYITLSPPFVGNYGLDGTSKLKVYKADVALRVTGDEATKLVKANEPLIRNQLVALFAQQTTEAMNNVEAKEKLRQEALKQTQQIMNDETGNPVVEDLLFNNLIIQ, from the coding sequence GTGAAAGCGTGGATCATGTTGTTGCTGGCCCTGTCTCTGCCTGTGGCAGCGATGGCCGAAGAAGCCAAAGAAGGTGCAGCTCCGAAGGTCAATTACATCACCCTGAGCCCGCCGTTCGTGGGCAACTACGGGCTGGACGGGACGTCGAAGCTGAAGGTCTACAAGGCCGATGTGGCATTGCGAGTGACCGGTGATGAGGCGACCAAACTGGTGAAAGCCAATGAGCCGTTGATTCGTAATCAACTGGTGGCGTTGTTTGCCCAGCAGACCACTGAAGCGATGAACAACGTCGAGGCCAAGGAAAAGCTGCGGCAGGAAGCCCTGAAGCAGACCCAGCAAATCATGAACGACGAAACCGGCAACCCGGTGGTTGAGGATCTGTTGTTCAACAACCTCATTATCCAGTAA
- a CDS encoding NADPH:quinone oxidoreductase family protein produces the protein MKAVLCKAFGPAESLVLEDVASPVAKKNEILLDVHAAGVNFPDTLIIEGKYQFKPPFPFSPGGEAAGVVSEVGEKVSHLKVGDRVMALTGWGSFAEQVAVPGYNVLPIPPSMDFNTAAAFSMTYGTSMHALKQRGNLQPGETLLVLGASGGVGLAAVEIGKAMGARVIAAASSAEKLAVAKAAGADELINYSETSLKDEIKRLTDGQGADVIYDPVGGDLFDQAIRAIAWNGRLLVVGFASGRIPELPVNLALLKGAAVVGVFWGSFAQRQPQDNAANFQQLFGWFAEGKLKPLVSQVYPLSNAAQAINDLGQRKAVGKVVVQIR, from the coding sequence ATGAAAGCCGTGCTGTGCAAAGCCTTCGGCCCTGCCGAATCGCTGGTGCTGGAAGACGTCGCCAGTCCTGTCGCGAAGAAGAATGAAATCCTGCTGGACGTGCACGCCGCCGGGGTGAATTTCCCGGACACGCTGATCATCGAGGGCAAATATCAGTTCAAGCCGCCCTTCCCGTTTTCCCCGGGCGGCGAAGCGGCTGGCGTGGTCAGCGAAGTAGGCGAAAAGGTCAGCCACCTCAAGGTTGGTGATCGGGTCATGGCGCTGACTGGCTGGGGCAGTTTCGCCGAACAGGTCGCGGTGCCGGGCTACAACGTGCTGCCCATCCCGCCATCGATGGACTTCAACACCGCCGCCGCGTTCAGCATGACTTACGGCACTTCGATGCACGCGCTCAAGCAACGGGGCAACCTGCAACCGGGTGAAACCTTGCTGGTACTCGGCGCTTCCGGCGGTGTCGGTCTGGCCGCCGTGGAAATCGGCAAAGCCATGGGCGCCCGCGTGATCGCCGCCGCCAGCAGTGCCGAAAAACTCGCAGTGGCCAAAGCTGCCGGTGCCGATGAGCTGATTAACTACAGCGAAACCAGCCTCAAGGACGAAATCAAACGCCTGACCGATGGCCAGGGCGCCGACGTGATCTACGACCCGGTGGGCGGCGACCTGTTCGACCAGGCCATCCGCGCCATTGCGTGGAACGGCCGTCTGCTGGTGGTCGGTTTCGCCAGCGGACGCATCCCTGAATTGCCGGTCAATCTTGCGCTACTCAAAGGTGCAGCGGTGGTGGGTGTGTTCTGGGGCTCGTTTGCCCAGCGCCAGCCTCAAGACAACGCGGCGAACTTCCAGCAATTGTTTGGCTGGTTTGCCGAGGGCAAGTTGAAGCCGTTGGTGTCGCAGGTATATCCACTGAGCAATGCGGCGCAGGCGATCAATGATCTTGGCCAGCGCAAGGCGGTTGGGAAAGTGGTGGTTCAGATTCGCTGA
- the glpT gene encoding glycerol-3-phosphate transporter, with translation MFAFFRPAAHQAPLPEEKIDNTYRRLRWQIFAGIFIGYAGYYLLRKNFSLAMPYLIEEGYTRGELGLALSAIAISYGLSKFLMGIVSDRSNPRFFLPFGLLVSAGVMFIFGFAPWATSSVTIMFILLFINGWAQGMGWPPSGRTMVHWWSQKERGGVVSLWNVAHNVGGGLIGPLFLLGMGLFNDWHAAFYVPAAVAMAVAVFAFVTMRDTPQSVGLPPIEKYKNDYPEGYDASHEEEFSAKEIFVKYVLRNKMLWYIALANVFVYLLRYGVLDWAPTYLKEAKGFTVDKTSWAYFFYEWAGIPGTLLCGWMSDKIFRGNRGLTGMVFMALVTVATLVYWLNPAGNPTVDMIALVSIGFLIYGPVMLIGLQALELAPKKAAGTAAGFTGLFGYLGGSVAASAAMGYTVDHFGWDGGFVLLIGACLLAMAFLAPTLWHKQVASQSREAIA, from the coding sequence ATGTTTGCTTTCTTTCGTCCTGCCGCACATCAGGCTCCATTGCCTGAAGAAAAAATAGACAACACCTACCGACGCCTTCGCTGGCAGATCTTCGCCGGGATTTTTATCGGCTACGCCGGCTATTACCTGCTGCGCAAAAACTTTTCCCTGGCCATGCCCTATCTGATCGAAGAGGGCTATACCCGCGGTGAGCTGGGCCTGGCGCTGTCGGCCATTGCCATTTCCTACGGCCTGTCCAAGTTCCTGATGGGCATCGTGTCCGACCGTTCCAATCCGCGTTTCTTCCTGCCCTTCGGCCTGTTGGTATCGGCCGGTGTGATGTTCATTTTCGGTTTCGCGCCCTGGGCGACGTCCAGCGTGACCATCATGTTCATCCTGCTCTTTATCAATGGCTGGGCCCAGGGCATGGGCTGGCCGCCGAGTGGGCGGACGATGGTGCACTGGTGGTCGCAGAAGGAACGCGGTGGCGTAGTGTCCTTGTGGAACGTGGCGCATAACGTCGGTGGCGGCCTGATCGGCCCGCTGTTCCTGCTCGGCATGGGCCTGTTCAATGACTGGCACGCAGCGTTTTACGTGCCGGCGGCGGTCGCCATGGCGGTGGCGGTATTTGCCTTCGTCACCATGCGCGACACCCCGCAATCGGTGGGCCTGCCGCCCATCGAGAAGTACAAGAACGATTACCCGGAAGGCTACGACGCCAGCCACGAAGAAGAATTCAGCGCCAAGGAAATCTTCGTCAAATACGTGCTACGCAACAAAATGCTCTGGTACATCGCCCTGGCCAACGTCTTCGTCTACCTGTTGCGCTACGGCGTGCTGGACTGGGCACCGACCTACCTCAAGGAAGCCAAGGGCTTCACCGTGGATAAAACCTCGTGGGCCTACTTCTTCTACGAATGGGCAGGTATTCCGGGCACGCTGTTGTGCGGCTGGATGTCGGACAAGATCTTCCGTGGCAACCGTGGCCTGACCGGCATGGTGTTCATGGCATTGGTGACTGTTGCGACCCTGGTGTACTGGCTCAACCCGGCGGGCAACCCGACAGTCGACATGATCGCGCTCGTCTCGATCGGCTTCCTGATTTACGGCCCGGTGATGCTGATCGGCCTGCAAGCACTGGAATTGGCACCGAAGAAAGCCGCCGGTACGGCAGCGGGCTTCACGGGCCTGTTCGGTTATCTGGGTGGTTCGGTCGCGGCCAGTGCAGCGATGGGCTACACCGTGGACCACTTCGGCTGGGACGGCGGTTTCGTGCTGCTGATCGGCGCATGCTTACTGGCGATGGCCTTCCTTGCGCCGACGCTGTGGCACAAACAAGTCGCCAGTCAGAGCCGCGAAGCAATCGCCTGA
- a CDS encoding gamma-glutamylcyclotransferase, whose amino-acid sequence MSAIESAFLNLAYPPRLDLGPQLTHEQLLSSMQSTMARHKGGPVWLFAYGSLIWRPECAAVERVRGRVHGYHRGLYLWSHEHRGTPEVPGLVFGLDRGGSCSGFAYRLPEEQLEASLYALWQREMPFPSYRPHWLNCRLEDGSQVQALGFVLERHLPSYAGNLPDHVLSHVFENACGRYGTTRDYVEQTAHALRSHAMPDRNLEARLKRCKSKADQAIASRL is encoded by the coding sequence ATGAGCGCCATCGAATCTGCTTTTTTGAATCTGGCTTACCCTCCGCGGCTCGATCTGGGGCCGCAGCTCACGCACGAACAATTACTCAGCTCGATGCAGTCGACGATGGCGCGCCACAAGGGCGGGCCGGTGTGGCTGTTCGCTTACGGCTCGCTGATCTGGCGTCCCGAATGCGCAGCAGTGGAGCGAGTGCGCGGTCGTGTGCATGGCTACCATCGCGGTTTGTATTTGTGGTCCCACGAACATCGCGGCACGCCCGAAGTGCCTGGGCTGGTATTTGGCCTGGATCGCGGTGGTTCTTGCAGCGGCTTCGCCTATCGCTTGCCTGAAGAACAACTTGAAGCGTCTCTTTACGCACTTTGGCAGCGCGAAATGCCATTCCCGTCCTACCGTCCACACTGGCTCAACTGCCGTCTTGAAGACGGAAGTCAGGTTCAGGCGTTGGGGTTTGTATTGGAGCGGCATCTGCCCAGCTATGCGGGCAACTTGCCGGATCACGTGCTGAGCCACGTGTTCGAAAACGCTTGCGGGCGTTACGGCACGACTCGCGATTATGTCGAGCAGACCGCCCACGCCCTGCGTAGCCACGCCATGCCAGACCGGAATCTGGAGGCGCGGCTCAAGCGCTGCAAATCAAAGGCCGATCAGGCGATTGCTTCGCGGCTCTGA
- a CDS encoding CDP-6-deoxy-delta-3,4-glucoseen reductase — MRVTLQPSGAVLQILPGERILDGARRLGYECPQSCRNGNCHVCAALLVEGRIEQEGGVRDHGEFYTCIAEPLEDCIVLWDGVLALGELPVRSLSCQVIECRDVGGDTWRVRLRAPAGKPPRYHAGQYLMIERENGEKSAFSLASAPHGGRDLEIHVLARESSALSLIDQLQRNPMVRIEMPFGDTHLAELPEGPLVLIAAGTGMGQIHSLIEHCRAAGFKHPVHLYWGVRRPEDFYAIEHWDEWLKLPNLFLHKVVSDQCGWQGRCGMLHEAVCEDFPDLKPLHVYASGSPAMVYGTLDALVEAGMDAHQMRADVFAYAPRS, encoded by the coding sequence ATGCGTGTAACCTTGCAGCCCTCCGGAGCAGTGCTACAGATTCTGCCCGGCGAGCGGATTCTCGATGGCGCGCGGCGTCTGGGCTATGAATGCCCGCAAAGCTGTCGAAACGGCAATTGCCATGTGTGCGCCGCACTGCTGGTGGAAGGGCGGATCGAACAGGAAGGCGGTGTGCGCGACCATGGCGAGTTCTACACTTGCATTGCAGAGCCGCTGGAAGACTGCATCGTGCTGTGGGATGGCGTGCTTGCGCTGGGAGAATTGCCGGTGCGCAGCTTGTCGTGTCAGGTCATTGAATGCAGGGACGTCGGCGGCGATACCTGGCGTGTGCGTCTGCGAGCGCCGGCCGGCAAGCCACCGCGTTATCACGCCGGTCAGTACTTGATGATCGAGCGCGAGAACGGTGAGAAATCCGCGTTCTCCCTCGCCTCGGCGCCACATGGCGGGCGTGATCTGGAAATCCATGTGCTGGCGCGCGAAAGCAGTGCGCTGAGCCTGATCGACCAGTTGCAACGCAACCCGATGGTGCGGATCGAAATGCCGTTCGGCGACACCCATCTGGCGGAACTGCCGGAGGGTCCGCTGGTGCTGATCGCTGCGGGCACCGGCATGGGCCAGATCCATAGCCTGATCGAACATTGCCGTGCCGCGGGCTTCAAACATCCGGTGCACCTGTATTGGGGCGTGCGTCGTCCTGAAGATTTTTATGCCATCGAACATTGGGATGAATGGCTGAAACTGCCCAATCTATTCCTGCATAAAGTCGTCAGCGATCAATGCGGCTGGCAGGGGCGCTGCGGGATGTTGCATGAGGCGGTGTGTGAGGACTTCCCGGATCTGAAACCCTTGCATGTCTACGCTAGCGGCTCTCCGGCCATGGTCTACGGCACGCTGGATGCTTTGGTTGAGGCGGGGATGGACGCTCATCAAATGCGTGCGGATGTATTTGCATACGCGCCTCGATCTTGA
- the ubiD gene encoding 4-hydroxy-3-polyprenylbenzoate decarboxylase — protein MQYRDLRDFISGLEKRGELKRIQVPVSPVLEMTEVCDRTLRAKGPALLFEKPTGYDIPVLGNLFGTPERVALGMGAEAVSELREIGKLLAFLKEPEPPKGLKDAWSKLPIFRKIIAMAPKVVKDAVCQEVVIEGDDVDLAMLPVQTCWPGDVGPLITWGLTVTKGPNKDRQNLGIYRQQVIGRNKVIMRWLSHRGGALDYREWCEKHPGQPFPVSVALGADPATILGAVTPVPDSLSEYAFAGLLRGNRTELVKCRGNDLQVPATAEIILEGVIHPGEMADEGPYGDHTGYYNEVDSFPVFTVERITHRIKPIYHSTYTGRPPDEPAILGVALNEVFVPILQKQFPEITDFYLPPEGCSYRMAIVTMKKSYPGHAKRVMLGVWSFLRQFMYTKFVIVTDDDINARDWNDVIWAITTRMDPKRDTVMIDNTPIDYLDFASPVSGLGSKMGLDATHKWPGETTREWGRVIVKDEAVTQRIDAIWNQLGID, from the coding sequence ATGCAGTATCGCGACTTGCGCGACTTTATCAGCGGTCTGGAAAAGCGCGGCGAACTCAAGCGCATCCAGGTTCCGGTGTCCCCAGTGCTCGAAATGACCGAGGTCTGCGACCGCACCCTGCGTGCCAAAGGTCCGGCCCTGCTTTTCGAGAAGCCCACGGGTTATGACATTCCCGTGCTCGGCAACCTGTTCGGCACCCCTGAGCGCGTGGCGCTGGGCATGGGCGCAGAGGCGGTCAGCGAATTGCGCGAGATCGGCAAGCTGCTGGCGTTCCTCAAGGAACCCGAGCCGCCGAAAGGCCTGAAGGATGCCTGGTCCAAGCTGCCGATCTTCCGCAAGATCATCGCCATGGCTCCGAAGGTGGTCAAAGACGCAGTGTGTCAGGAAGTGGTCATCGAAGGCGACGACGTCGACCTCGCGATGCTGCCGGTGCAGACCTGCTGGCCGGGCGACGTCGGCCCGCTGATCACCTGGGGCCTGACCGTCACCAAAGGTCCGAACAAGGATCGCCAGAACCTCGGCATTTACCGTCAGCAAGTGATTGGCCGCAACAAGGTCATCATGCGCTGGCTCAGTCACCGTGGCGGCGCGCTGGATTACCGCGAGTGGTGCGAGAAGCATCCTGGACAGCCGTTCCCGGTGTCCGTGGCGCTGGGCGCTGACCCAGCGACCATTCTCGGCGCGGTGACGCCAGTGCCGGACAGCCTTTCCGAATATGCTTTCGCCGGCTTGTTGCGCGGCAACCGCACCGAACTGGTGAAGTGCCGTGGCAACGACTTGCAAGTCCCGGCCACTGCCGAGATCATCCTTGAAGGCGTGATCCATCCGGGCGAAATGGCCGATGAAGGCCCGTACGGCGACCACACCGGCTACTACAACGAAGTCGACAGCTTCCCGGTGTTCACCGTCGAGCGCATCACCCACCGCATCAAACCGATCTACCACAGCACTTACACCGGCCGTCCACCGGATGAGCCGGCGATTCTCGGCGTGGCGCTGAACGAAGTGTTCGTGCCGATCCTGCAGAAGCAGTTCCCTGAGATCACCGACTTCTACCTGCCGCCCGAAGGCTGCTCGTACCGCATGGCCATCGTGACCATGAAGAAGTCGTATCCCGGCCATGCCAAGCGGGTAATGCTCGGTGTCTGGTCGTTTTTGCGACAGTTCATGTACACCAAGTTCGTTATCGTCACTGATGACGACATCAACGCACGCGACTGGAACGACGTGATCTGGGCCATCACCACGCGCATGGACCCCAAGCGCGACACGGTGATGATCGACAACACGCCGATCGACTACCTTGACTTCGCCTCGCCGGTTTCCGGCCTGGGTTCGAAGATGGGGCTCGATGCCACGCATAAATGGCCGGGCGAAACCACTCGCGAGTGGGGCCGGGTGATCGTCAAGGACGAAGCCGTTACCCAGCGGATCGATGCCATCTGGAATCAGTTAGGAATAGATTGA